In Ursus arctos isolate Adak ecotype North America unplaced genomic scaffold, UrsArc2.0 scaffold_29, whole genome shotgun sequence, the genomic stretch TGTCAAAGAAATACCACTAGTTTTTGTTATGTATGTAGTTTATTTGTATATTCACCTTAAAACAGGATTTTAATGTCATCTGAAGTGCTAAGCTAAGTAATCTGGTTTAGACTGATTTCGTCTGAAAACAGCTCGAAGTTGATGCATACCTTTCAAGGAGCTCACACGCAGAGTCACTGGAGGCAAATCTGTATAAATCATCTTATGATACAGTGATTAATACTgtttgtaaacaaaaaaaaagcttagGTGTGGATCTATATTTAAGAGAtgatttcaagtaaaaatgggTCACAGACTGCTGCTTTGCTAGATATAGTTCCATCATTATTGCTCGTTTTATCGGCTCGTTCTTAATCCCGAGGCTTAAACCTGGGGTAAGGATGCGTTAGGCGTTTGTGAATGACACCGTCAGCAACTGAGCTGTGAAGTGAATGGGGTCAGGGGCAGAAGGCTGTAACTGTTCTCTTGTTACCAACAGTACTGTAAGTCTGATACGTAAGCGGTGTGCGTTCAAATCGCTGGTATCTGATAGTAGGTCGGGGAAAAGAGAACCAGGACTCCAGTTTAaggggggaaaaactgagaagtCATAAGGACCCCAAAGATGTGAAGGAAACCGCAAGAAGACATGGACCCGACTGTGCTGTAAAAAGGAAACGAATCACTCCCTTGGGGTTGATACACCAGCAGTTTCAGCACATTGTAGCCTTGCCTCTTTCAGGCCTTTAACTCCGATTTAATTTCATGGAAAAGTAGACCTCTCCAAACAAAAAGAAGGCCATTTACCAAAAGAAAGAGGCCTTATCAATGTGAGGCttaataaggaaaaatatgtatCTGTGCTCTGCACAGTTTTCAAAAGCCATTATTTCCATTCAATGTCTGGTATTTCCTACAGTGCTGGTTACAGAGCTAACAAAATAAAagcctgttgaatgaatgaatcacagGATGAAAAAGTGATAGTGATTTCTCGAGAGCTCAAATTCCTTAACAGTGATCCTCCCAGGAGGCCTGGTAAGGGTTTGGGCAGCAAGACGAGTTCAGTGCATGCCACCAATGTGCGTGAGCTGCTGCGTGATATATTCACGGTCAAGAATGTCATGCTTAATGACATTTAAATGAGGTAAAATTTGGAGGTTACCATCCCCAAACTAGCATCTGCCAGCTTGCGCTGAGGTACATACAAAGAACTTTAACTGTTCGGTGTTAAATTAACCAAATTAACCGAAGGTTCCTTCTAGGTGGCTCAAAAGGGAGAATGTGCGTAAGGGATATTTCAAACATTCACTTTCAGATGAAATGATACAAGTTAAAACCAGTGCGAACTAATCCTTGAACAGTAACAGAGCAACAAAATATAAACTCGATTCTTTTGGTGCACAGTAGTCGAAGTGGTTTGCTCACATTTGTTAAAATCAGGACTGAAATGATGACGTGTACAGAACAGGTCAAGTGGTTTTTCACCAGAGTCCAGTGTGTCACTGAAGTCCCACCCCTTGCTTTGAGCAGATCAGGGCATGTGGGCTTATGTGGGCTCAACGGGGCGGTCAGGTGGACTCACAGTCTCCCCGACTGGAAGCCTCTCTATGTCAACACACACGTCTGACCCCATCTCGGGGCCAATGCCGGCACCAGTGCACTCACTGAGCCTTTAGGACttgccttcttctttttcttctggtacCGTTTCCCAGACTGGCTCCTTGATGTGTTCTGGTAATTGTTCTAATTTggtctaaaaagagaaaaacagaactgtAACACAATGTGGACTTAGATCTTCAGCCACAAAttggatttattcattttgttccCTCGAGTCctcctgtcttcttttttccttttaccccccccccccccatctctgtgTAGGGCTCTGAAACAAGGAGACGACCCGGAATGGTACATAAAACACTCTCACGCAGACAGCCTATTTGACCCTCAGTGATCCCCAGGGACTGCCGAGGAATGGGGGCCCCATGCCTACAACTACTAAGGGGGAGGGAGACTCCAGGGGCGGCTTGGGGAGGACGTGGGCTGCACTGGCAGGGTTCTGCTGGGCTGCCAGCGCTGCACAGGGGGCAGAGACCCCAGCCACTGTGGCAACTCTGGCTCCGGTCCGCCTCAGGCCCTCCCCGCCACTCAGTGGGCCGGGACAGGGCTGCAAGTATCAAAACGACAATACAGATCTCTCTCCAACGGATCTAGAAATTCAAGTCATACCTTTGTCACCTCCATGGCAACTCCTTCAGGTAAGTTACGCTGAATATATTCCAAGTAGACATCTGCTGTACTTCCAGTTAGATGTTCTAACTAAAATTTCAAACATGAAATTGGTTCACGATATGCTGTTAAAGcagaaattttaagttttctttttttttagtaaaagcGGTATAGCCTTTTGTCTGTGAAATCTTACAGGAAttccaactctttttttctttagagagagagaaagcgtgcatgctggtgggggtgggacgggcagaaggagaggggaagaaagaataccaagcagctccatgcccagtgcagagctcaactcggctcgatctcatgaccctgagaccatgacctgaactgaaatcaagagtcagacgcttaactgactgagccatgcaggtgcccccagacttccagtttaaaaaagtactggggtgcctgcgtggctcagttggttcagcaactgctcttggctcaggtcatgaccttggggtcctgggatcaagctccacatcagggtccccactcagaggggagtctgcttgtccctctgcaacccctcctccccctgctcatgcactcttgctctaataaataaataaaatctttaataaagaaataaataagcgGAGAGATGGACAGATCTTCCGGTTGACTGGAAGGGGGGAGCATGGCCCAGAACACCTTAAAACCAGGGCTCTATGGAACCCAGCTGgcaagtgtgtgtgtttgttttcattacaCTTACTAATAGTCATTTACTATGTGATGGGAGCATTCTAAGTGCTGTCAggaaatatctcatttaatcctcacactaGCTTTATGAGACGCATACCATTATTACTCTCATTCCACAGATGAAGGAACCGAGGCGCAGATCACGCAGCTGGTACGTGCCAGTACTTGGACCTGCATGACTCCAGAACCCTTGCTCTCCTTAATCACAGGACTATGCTGACCCTACTGGACGCACAAATGAGTAATTGATGAGCGAAAAACGTTAATGCTTCCCATCGTGGACATGGAAGACCCATTAGTGTGTGAAAACAATCACTAGAACTATGTAAAAACTTGACTAGAATTTatgaaatataagcaaaattcttccagttattattttatgaaaatgagcATAATCTGCATTGCTAGGTTAAAGTATGCACTACTCTAAAGGATGGCTTTATTTGAGTCTGACTTCCTATCACTAACCTTCTCTACAGCTATCGGTCACGGGCTGACCGACAGGAAGTCCATGCAGTCAACGTTAAAGGGCAGTTACAACGTGCTCGTGTGAAATTGTGGGCATTTCACAAATGCTTGAATGTCTGAAATAAACTCACCTCTAAACATCTGTAGAGTGTTCTCATTTCATACTGAACTCTGTGCTTCTTGAAAATATGCACTGATTTGAGAAGAGTAAACCGCTCTATTTTCCTTGGAGGTTCATGTCTGAAATGTCAATGGGCGGAACGACATCCTTAAGCTAAGTGATGTTAGAGCCTGAGTCACTGCTACCGAAGCAGGACTGCAGTTTTGCAGGTGAGGCTCATCCGCAATTACAGGCACCAGCTACCACGTTCAGACTTCCAGCTGTCAAGCCTGCTGTGCGCAACAGCTGCTGTCACGAAGCTCAGGCCAAAATATACACAGCACACAGCAAGGGAGCAGATACTGCACAGACCCAAACGAGCCTTGGCACGCAAGGGCACAGGCATATGCCTCCGGCTTTTACCCCCCACCGCCCCGAAGGCCGGCTCTGACCAGATGTATCAACTGTGAGGAGTAGCACTAGTGTGCTGCTGGGTGTGTTGTTTTAGGGGATTCTGCAAATCCACCCATAACCACAAAACTAAAAAGTCTGTTATGGGAAAGGTGTGgttccttctgttttcttataaGGCAAGACTGGCAAAGCCCTAAATGCGTCTTGTCCAGCATCAGAAGGGGCAGGTGACTAGACGAAAGAGGTGtggtagtccccccttatccatggTTTTGCTTTTAGCAGTTTCCGTTGCCCGTGGTCAACCGTGGCCCAGAAGCAGATGACAACTCCTCTGCGAGAGTCAGAAGGTTAATAGCAGCCTAACGTGACGCCTGCATCATTCACCTCCCTTCATCTCATCACctgggcattttatcatctcacatcatcccaggggtgagcacagcacaagatgttttgagagagggagagagacagagagcccaTTCACGTAACTTTAATTACAGTATATTGTTGCAATTGTTCTATTTTGTGACTAGTTATCGTTGTCAATCtctactgtgcctaatttataaatctCTTCATCACGGGCATATAGGTATAGGAGAAAACAGACATGGTGGGTTCGGTACCACCCACAGTTCCAGGCATTTGCTGGGGGTCCTGGAAGTATCCTTCACGGATAAGGGGGAGACTACTATAGTTACACTTGACCCAGCAGTGATTTCAAGGCCATACGAAGCTAGCCTTGCTCCTGTATGAAATGACTGGGTGAGTGATGTTTCTGAAGGCAGTTCTGAAACAACAGTATATTAGACAAAGATCATCAGAGTCTAAAACGACTGCTTGTTCACCTCATTCACCACCCTGCCCCATGGAGTCCAGACATGACGGCTTCGTGGGTCTTCTTATGTCTGTGCAATTGCTGAAGAaaggatttcctttattttccttgttcACTCATTctagtatttaaaaattctagtagGCAGGAATACTGATTAGGACACTATGACAAACCTAAACTCTACCCACCGTGAGTTTCTATACTATTTTAAGGGCTCAGACCTAGCTGGGATCAGCACCATCTCGTTATAGCAGCTAACAGGTCAGATTAGGAAAGATCATACTTACACTTTAATAGAGATACCAAGTTCTTTTGCAGCAAGCACGGCAAAATATTCGTAACTGTCCAATACAGCCTTATCATGGCCTTTTACTAAAACTGACAGGCGCTTATATAATGTATCTGGTTCATCAGAAATGGTTATCtacaattttaaaatcaaaaagaaaagtttcagtTATGGTTCCTCTAATATTTATAACTGGAAAATTTCATGTATTATCCTCAATTGAACAATTTCAGAGTTTACTaataaatgaggagaaaaatgcTGAGTAACATCTTAATACTATTAGCTTAATTACCTAGCTACTATCACATTCAGATCTCCACAATGACTCTTATAATCCGTGAAAATATAGTTTAAATCAAAAGGACTTTCAAGCAACCTACAAAGTCACGAGAGGAACCTTCTAACTTCATAGTTACTGAGCCCCAAATACACAAAGGGAAAGGGTTTTGGGGTCTGTTAACAAAGTAGGCTGGTCACAAGGTCGGAAGACTTGGACTGGGAGTTAAACTGCCACTCCCAGCTGAACGATAACAGGCAAGTCCCAGCATTTCACCGCACTGCAGTTTGCTCATATGTAAGATAGGGTCACACCTATGCCAGAGCTCACAGCATCACTGTAGCGAACTAGTAAGTAAACACAGATTAAAGTGCTTATAAATTATAAAACGTTGTCATACAAAGGCAAGCTATTGCTATTCGTATTTTTTattaggttttgggtttttctttttctttaagattttatttatttatttgtcagagagagaaagagagcacaagcagggggagcggcaggcagagggagacgcagactccccgctgagcagggagccccatgctagactcaatcccaggaccctgggatcatgacctgagccgaaggcagacacttaaccgactgagccacccaggcgccccttattaggTTTCATTCATGTATGTTTACCTGCCCTAATAAAAAAAACTACTCATTTCTAATTAAGATGTTACAGCACTGACTGTACATttaacttctccctcttccactctaATACTTAAAGATCTTAGGAATAATGGGTCTGACATTTCTGACTTTCTTCCAAGAGATGAATTACAATCCCCTTCATTCATCCATTAGACCAGTAATTTATCTTACTAATCCAATGATTCAGGGTTAAATTACTTCACTCCTGAAAGAAGATCTACTTATTAAACCAGGAAGCTAGCTAGACATTTACTCCCAATTACCTCAAATAGGGTTGCTGGAAGAAGAGAATACACTGATATTCTGTATCATAACTCGTGGGGCAAGGAAAAGGGAATACAGCCCCAAGATGTGTTTTGATTGGTCCCTTCAGGGTTTTAAAGATAGTCTGAATCTGTCATGATAGGAAAAATCAAGAGATTTTGAATGAAAATTTGGATTTCAGGTTAGCTTGGAAAATTTAAGACCACGTGACATCACTAGGTCTGACGTCTCACACGGCAACAAGTGGCTGGAGTTAAGTGGCagctttctcatttataaagGGCACGGACTGCCACTGTGCCCACCCCAACACCTCTCCTTACAGGCCTGCCCATGCGAAGACCTGACGTAGAGGCCCAGGGTTCGTGTGCACTGTCACGGAGACAGAGCCGCATCTACTCAGCGGGGACAACCACAGAGCAGTGCATTATGCATAACACAGTCCCCTTCCGGGGAGCGCGCGCGTGGGTAAGGCGGTCACACACGGACAAATGTCTAGGAGGAGTCATACCAAACTGTCACAAGGGATGATTTTTGAGGGCTGGAACTGAAAAGATTCAGAATTTGGAAGGACTGTTTAAACCACAATTTACACAAAAACTGGGTTGATAAATCATGGTTTTTACTTAAAGGAAACAAGGTTACACAGCTACTTCTACATTTTCTTTGCTTGTGGTCATGTTCTTCCTCACTGTGAACAATAAATGACTGTCCAGGCCCAGGCTCAATGCCTTAAAATGGACTTACGCttctaagaaaaacattttctataacATAATATCAAGAATTCTGCATCATTAATTATGACGACCCTTCACATTGTGCTGAGCTGAAGCAAAAGTCTGCTTATTCCCACAGTAATGGTTATCTGGGGTAAAGAACTGATTCCTCGACTCCGTGATAGATGACATGAGCGCGCAGAGACATTAGAGAGTACTTCACTCAGGCACACCGTGCACCTGCCAGTATTCGAGAACAAAACACTTATTCATAAAGTGTTTGGGAAACAGCCccaaatgaaataatgagaaaaactTATTGCTAATATAGCTCCTTACCAGAAATAGGGAGTACATACCGTAGGCTTGGTCAAATCCTTGGGAATATCAACGTGTAGGTTTGAAAACTGTACCCATTTCATACTGGTGCTGCTATATGTGGAAACAAAGAAACACCTAAGTGAAACAGCACAAAAGCCCATTTCCCTATTCAATTTAGCACATCCAATTATATACTTACAGGAGAAAGCCACCATTTCTGGCTGTACTGCTCTTAGAACTGTTTACAGAAAAATTCCTTGAACCCTAAAAAAAGGGGGAGCATGTGTTAGAATTAAAGTCAATCCTCAAACATTCATAGTTTCcactaaaaaaatcaaaagatgtaCAACGCTTCAAATTAAGGGCTATCTCATTATTTCAGATGAAGATACTAGGGTAACTAAAATGCCAGattagatttcatttaaaaacaagagGACAACTACAGAGTTGATCATCAAAACAGATACTCAAAATACTAGAGAATCTGTATGTCTTAAAGCTTTGgagtaaaaacttttttaaaaagcaatttacacagacacacacaagcaATCTCACATTGAAGCCACACCTATGATTTAAATATGTGGACATCAAGGAAAAACTGACTtcattttcccattatttttttacagattaaaTGTACTTTAATACTTATCTTGTCTATTCCCGAGTAATAAAGTCTCCTTAATTTATTAAGAGCTGAAATAAGAATTCTAAAGTACCCTTTTTTGAagctttcatacatttttttctaaccatATGTTTCTTGGCTTGGCTGGGAGAGCTTAGCttataaataaactgaaattcaCAGTGAAACTGACACCCATCTTACACCACTGCTGCACCTCATACTCCCAGCAACCCAGGCTTTCCAAATCCTTTACTGTGGGCTCCCCCTGGTGGACAAAACTTCTGGTTGTAGGAGACCTATAGTACCATATATAATAATGTCATTTGCCATCTGTTTCCCCCTTGAGCTTTCctgagatttaaaaatgtaacctgagaggggcgcctggggggctcagtcgatgaagcatctgccttcagctcaggtcatgatcccagggtcctgggatggagtcccacatagggctccctgctcagcaggaagcctgcttctccctctgcctgccactccccctgcttgtgcactccccctgcttgtgcactccccctgcttgtgcactccccctgcttgtgctcaccgcgacaaagaaaatccttaaaaaaaaaaaaaaaagttggagccTAAAGTGCTGTTACAACCACAAATGAaccttaagaatttttttaaggtttatttatttattattcatttatttatgtgggggcagaagaagagggacagagactctcaagcagactctgcactgagtgcggagcctgacacggggcttgatctcacgaccctgagatcctgacctgagcagacaccaaaagttggatgcttaactgtaccgcccaggtgcccccggccttAAGAAGttcttaagttttttttgttttttgaggggaTGGAGCAGAGTCTGGGGAGTCCAGGTGTGCCTTAGTAGTTCAAAATTTCAACCTCTACTGCCACCTGACTTTCTTTAAGAACACTGGTTCTCAAAGGATGGTCTGAGGACCTGAGGGGCCCACGAGACACTTTCAGGAGGCCTGGGAgattaaaactattttcataataacagCCGTCGTTTGCACTTTTCCACTCTCACTCTCAACCGTGTACAGCGAAGTTTTCTAGAGGCTACATGCTATGTGATAAAGCAACAGACTGCGGAAGCAGACAGGAGAATCCAGTTGCCCTccattaagccagacattaaagagtgTGAAAACCCATAAAGGGAAAACCTCATCAGAGTACAGTAGGGAGGCTAGAAGGAGGAGCCATACCACGGAATGTCAATTATAGAAAGAACTGTCAATTATAGGCCCCAACAGGAAAAGATATTCACTGAGTCTTCTACAAGAAACTGACTACCTCTTGCgcctcagccaatgaaaagccatcACTCTGAACTCTTGCTTTTCTCCACTGGACTTTCATTCAAAACCCTTcccatcttcttcctttttctccataaaataatgtttccCTTCTTTGTTTAtgggacttgcctatggttttgcaaTAGCTTGCATGTCCCAAACTGCAATTCTCTGTCATTCCCAAATAAACCAATTTTTACTGGTAAAATAACTTTCGTTTTTAAGGTTAACATTACTTAGTGATGAGAAGTGGGATCCAGGAATGACCCTCAACAACTCCGGGGCTGGTGAGCAAACAGGTGTCAGGGCCCACAGAGCCAGTGAAGCTCACTGCTCTCTTACCAGCCCTAGAGTTGGAGGCTAAGTTTCTCCTGGACTTCAAGCCCTACTCTCTCTGTTTTGAGCTCTCCAGGCTTTATTTGGGATCTGTTTTAAGGCTTTGTCCTTTCAGAGAGTACTTGTCTGACCTTGGTCTGACTCCTTTTTGGAACCAGACGGTTCCTGTTGTAACTGTGCCTGCTTGGAACTGTGCTAGTTTTGGTCTACCTCCTTTCCAGAACTGGGCTGTTCCTACTGGTACTGTGCTGGCCTTTGGTCTGATTCCTTTCGAACCAGGTGTTCCTGCTGAAACTGCTGttcaggaatttttctttttttactctagAGAAAAACCTCTAAGAAACAAGATCCCCAGTCATTAAAATACTTTGCGGGCAGCTCCCCTTCTGGAATACTGgtggttttatgtttaaaagctGCGGTTCCTCCTCATGCCCACGTCTAACTAAATGAACTGACTTAATATTACGAAAGTAATTTAGAACTTCAGTGGCCATCACGGGGAACTTTTTTGGTTTCCTCAAAAGTAAACCAGGCAGCCAAGTCTCCAAAATTGTCGAAATTGAATGGGATGCCTATTTTGATTGGTACCTTAAAGCTTCTAAGCATTATCAAGGAATCTAAAATTGCCTCTCTGCAAAATACAATTTCTAGACTCACTGAGGCAAAGACAAAAAGGCTCCTGAGTCTGAGGGACACGCCCCCACTCCCAGGAGTGTGGCAGCCACTTTATGCTCAGGCCCCACCTGTGGCGccatcacccccctcccccttctggtGCCTCCACCTCGTCTACACCCTCAATCTCCCCATTCTACTTCTCTCGCCAAACTTCCCTTTGCACCCGAACCTcaccctgctccctcctctaCTGAACCTATCAAAACCTGCCCCTTTAaagttaaatctttttaagactttttaaaaaattttttgagagagaacatgcatgcgCCCAAGCAGgtggagaggtagagggagagagaatctcaagcaggctccctgtcgaGTGcggagccagacgcggggctcgatctcacaaccccaacccaaaatcaagagtcagatgctgaaccgactgagccacccaggcgcccctaaagttaaATCTTTTGAGGATCCAAATAACCCCCAAATTCCTTATGTTCCCTGGAGCGATGCAGAATTGAGAGCCGTGGTTAAAGTTCCTTATAGTGACTGAGAACCCCCATAGGCTTGCGGAAGCATTTCACATAGTTACTCAAACTTACCAACCCGGTTTCTCAGATTTTTTAGCAATTAGCCCACATGCATGTTGGTGGGGGCCAGGCCAAATACTGGCTGTAGCTAGCCCGATGGGAATATCTTGAAAGGAATTTAGAGGAACAGACCCCTAACTTTTGGTAAGATGCCAGAACATTCACTGGAGATCTCCACCAAGCAATTACAGTAGCTTTTCCTAAGCCTGTTGATTGGAACCAAATTCAGTCTTGCATACAAAAGACTGATGAACCTCTTCATGACTATTATAATTGCTTTcggattgttttcttttcttttctttttttttttaaagattttatttatttattcgatagagatagagacagccagcgagagagggaacacaagcagggggagtgggagaggaagaagcaggctcatagtggaagagcccgatgtggggctcgatcccgtaacgccaggatcacgccctgagccgaaggcagacgcccaaccgctgtgccacccaggcgcccctttcggATTGTTTTCGAAGAAAATTCTGGTCTTCCTTCTGATGTTGAATCCATCAGGGTAATGTGATTCTTAATGGGCTGAACTGGGCTAActcttttagttaaaaaaaaaaaccaagatggaGTGCGAAACTGTGTCCACTCCTGATTTAGTTAATTTGGAAAAACAGCTTGCTAGT encodes the following:
- the MRPS10 gene encoding 28S ribosomal protein S10, mitochondrial, producing MAARAALGSMCRRLWQGSRNFSVNSSKSSTARNGGFLLSTSMKWVQFSNLHVDIPKDLTKPTITISDEPDTLYKRLSVLVKGHDKAVLDSYEYFAVLAAKELGISIKVHEPPRKIERFTLLKSVHIFKKHRVQYEMRTLYRCLELEHLTGSTADVYLEYIQRNLPEGVAMEVTKTKLEQLPEHIKEPVWETVPEEKEEGKS